GCTGTGAGGGTGCGCAGTGCGTCCACCTGCCGGCGGACGCGCTCGATGTCGCGCACCAACAGGTGCAGATTTGCCCGGGCTTGTGCGTCGTGGGTTGCGTGGTCGGCCATGAACAAGCCTCTCGAACCGGCGTTGAAACGGATCGGGCCACACCGGGCGGCCCGTTTGAGGTCAATCTCCCTTGACAACGCGCCACCCGCCGTTGTGGTCACGCTGCGGGGGCGTATGCGCATATGCCTGGGGCGCGCGGGCTCCCGTACGCCCCCTGCCGTCCCGGCCCCCGGACGGCCCATAGACTGGTGCGCTGTCCGTCGTCGGCCGCGCCGGTGCCCGTCGCCCGCCCGCCGACGCCGGACCGGAAGCCGCACGAGAGAGCGAGGAAGTCCCGCAGTGAAGCTCGTCTTCGCAGGCACCCCCGAGGTCGCCGTACCCGCCCTGGACGCACTGATCGCCTCCGACCGGCACGAGGTCGTCGCCGTCGTCACCCGCCCCGACGCGCCTTCCGGCCGGGGTCGCAGGCTTGTCGCCAGCCCCGTCGCGCAACGCGCCGAGGAGGAGGGCATCGAGATCCTCCGGCCCGCCAGGCCCCGCGACGAAGCCTTCCTGGCCCGGCTGCGCGAGATCGCCCCCGACTGCTGCCCCGTCGTCGCCTACGGGGCGCTGCTGCCCCGCGTAGCCCTCGACATCCCGGCCAACGGCTGGGTGAATCTGCACTTCTCGCTGCTGCCCGCGTGGCGCGGCGCCGCCCCCGTGCAGCACGCGGTGATCGCCGGGGACGGGACGACCGGCGCGGCCACCTTCCTCATCGAGGAAGGACTGGACTCGGGACCGGTGTACGGCGTGATCACCGAGGACGTACGGCCCACCGACACCAGCGGTGACCTGCTGACCCGGCTCGCGTTCGCCGGTGCCGGACTGCTCGCCGCGACCATGGACGGCATCGAGGACGGCACGCTCAAGGCCGTGCGGCAGCCCACCGAAGGCATCTCGCTCGCGCCCAAGCTCACCGTCGAGGACGCGCGGGTCGACTGGGCGGCGCCGGCGCTGCGCGTCGACCGTGTCGTACGCGGCTGCACCCCCGCGCCCGGCGCCTGGACCGTCTTCCGCGGCGAACGCCTCAAGCTGATCCAGCTCCGGCCGACGCCCGACCGCACCGACCTCACCCCGGGTGAGCCGG
This window of the Streptomyces niveus genome carries:
- the fmt gene encoding methionyl-tRNA formyltransferase, giving the protein MKLVFAGTPEVAVPALDALIASDRHEVVAVVTRPDAPSGRGRRLVASPVAQRAEEEGIEILRPARPRDEAFLARLREIAPDCCPVVAYGALLPRVALDIPANGWVNLHFSLLPAWRGAAPVQHAVIAGDGTTGAATFLIEEGLDSGPVYGVITEDVRPTDTSGDLLTRLAFAGAGLLAATMDGIEDGTLKAVRQPTEGISLAPKLTVEDARVDWAAPALRVDRVVRGCTPAPGAWTVFRGERLKLIQLRPTPDRTDLTPGEPAVGKNSVHVGTGSYAVELLWVQPQGKKPMRAADWARGVRIAPGERLGAAEGAADVR